Proteins encoded together in one Dehalogenimonas sp. THU2 window:
- the rpsS gene encoding 30S ribosomal protein S19, translated as MSRSIKKGPAVHPKLMKKVEEANRAGKKVLIKTWARWSTILPEMVGLNFGVHDGRRHVTVFVTENMVGHKLGEFAPTRTFRGHGGKSEVKAKK; from the coding sequence ATGTCTCGTTCAATTAAAAAGGGGCCGGCAGTACACCCCAAGCTTATGAAAAAAGTAGAAGAGGCCAACCGTGCCGGTAAGAAGGTCCTGATAAAGACCTGGGCACGCTGGTCGACCATTCTACCGGAGATGGTGGGTCTCAACTTCGGTGTGCACGACGGACGGCGCCACGTGACGGTGTTTGTGACTGAAAACATGGTCGGTCATAAGCTGGGCGAATTCGCTCCGACACGGACCTTCCGCGGGCACGGCGGTAAGTCTGAGGTCAAGGCCAAGAAATAA
- the rplV gene encoding 50S ribosomal protein L22 — protein MQVKSISKNTGVSARKVRLYVDLVRGKGVAEALTLLRFAPSPTAVLVAKTVKSAAASAENNYQMEPADLKIVQIYADGAPLMKRHKPRSRGRVSPILKRSSHITVIVADQEG, from the coding sequence ATGCAAGTTAAGTCGATATCAAAAAATACCGGTGTCTCAGCCAGAAAGGTACGGCTGTATGTCGATCTGGTGCGCGGCAAAGGTGTGGCTGAGGCACTAACCCTTCTTCGCTTCGCGCCGTCGCCGACGGCGGTATTGGTGGCTAAGACGGTCAAGTCGGCGGCTGCGAGTGCTGAGAACAACTACCAGATGGAGCCGGCCGATCTTAAAATAGTTCAAATCTACGCTGACGGAGCGCCCTTGATGAAGCGCCACAAGCCGCGATCTCGCGGCCGGGTGTCACCCATCTTGAAACGCTCAAGCCATATCACCGTCATCGTGGCAGACCAGGAGGGTTAA